Proteins encoded together in one Hylaeus volcanicus isolate JK05 chromosome 3, UHH_iyHylVolc1.0_haploid, whole genome shotgun sequence window:
- the LOC128873528 gene encoding uncharacterized protein LOC128873528, with product MTAMKVMATSKNYSRPGHLLAKRLQSMSHKLIFIFPCQQLIFGLGTPLQLDSESIIIGIFAKIVYDLPGNATDFTVPGVYYSRTQKSRWSIYKILEKVAGLYGFGGKACVMKAICEVASAPFDGKHGLLGQLLQVFFKPSSTEEEYDEYGDREYRAAESLGEQVSGESCHALYPECRRSVLDVFSTVIT from the exons ATGACAGCTATGAAAGTCATGGCTACAAGTAAAAACTACTCTCGACCAGGTCATCTCTTGGCCAAGAGACTCCAATCAATGAGTCATAAATTAATCTTCATTTTCCCATGTCAACAGTTGATCTTTGGTCTGGGTACCCCTCTGCAACTGGACAGCGAGAGCATAATCATAGGCATCTTCGCCAAAATCGTCTACGACCTGCCGGGCAACGCTACAGATTTCACCGTTCCTGGAGTCTACTACTCCCGCACCCAGAAGAGTAGGTGGAGTATCTACAAAATTCTGGAGAAAGTGGCGGGTCTGTACGGATTCGGAGGAAAAGCTTGCGTGATGAAGGCCATTTGCGAGGTCGCATCCGCTCCTTTCGACGGCAAACACGGTCTGCTTGGACAGTTGTTGCAAGTCTTCTTTAA GCCATCCAGCACCGAGGAGGAGTACGACGAGTACGGGGACAGGGAGTACCGAGCGGCCGAGAGTTTGGGCGAGCAGGTGTCGGGAGAGAGCTGCCACGCCCTTTATCCAGAATGCCGCAGAAGTGTGCTCGACGTGTTTTCCACGGTGATCACATGA